Proteins encoded in a region of the Geobacillus genomosp. 3 genome:
- the trpB gene encoding tryptophan synthase subunit beta — protein sequence MEHVPNERGRFGDFGGKFVPETLMLPLEEIETELDKALADESFRQEYIHILQHYSGRPTPLTFAPNLTRQLGGAKIYLKREDLNHTGAHKINNAIGQALLAKRMGKKKLIAETGAGQHGVAAATVAAHFGMDCIVFMGEEDIQRQELNVFRMKLLGAEVVPVLSGNRTLKDATNEAIRYWVAHCDDHFYMIGSVVGPHPYPKMVREFQRIIGDEAKEQFLAREGRLPDVVVACVGGGSNAIGMFYPFLQDDVRLVGVEAAGKGVDTPHHAATITKGTKGVIHGAMTYLLQDEYGQIVEPYSISAGLDYPGVGPEHAYLASIGRVCYESVTDAEAVAAFQLLAQTEGIIPAIESAHAVAKAVELARGMSPDETVLICLSGRGDKDVQTMMRHLGAKEGEDIATAR from the coding sequence ATGGAACACGTTCCGAATGAGCGCGGCCGATTTGGTGATTTCGGCGGCAAGTTTGTCCCGGAGACGCTCATGCTTCCGCTTGAGGAAATTGAAACCGAACTGGACAAAGCGCTCGCTGATGAGTCGTTCAGGCAGGAATATATTCATATTTTGCAGCATTACTCCGGACGGCCGACCCCGCTGACGTTTGCGCCGAATTTGACACGGCAGCTCGGCGGCGCGAAAATTTATTTAAAGCGCGAAGATTTAAACCATACCGGCGCCCATAAAATTAACAACGCCATCGGTCAGGCGCTTTTGGCGAAACGGATGGGCAAGAAAAAGCTGATCGCCGAAACCGGCGCCGGTCAGCATGGAGTGGCGGCTGCGACCGTGGCGGCCCATTTCGGCATGGACTGCATCGTCTTTATGGGGGAAGAGGACATTCAGCGGCAAGAGTTGAACGTCTTTCGCATGAAGCTGCTCGGCGCCGAAGTCGTACCGGTGTTAAGCGGCAACCGGACGTTAAAAGATGCGACGAATGAGGCGATTCGCTATTGGGTCGCCCATTGCGACGACCATTTTTACATGATCGGCTCGGTGGTCGGTCCGCATCCGTACCCGAAAATGGTGCGCGAGTTTCAGCGCATCATTGGCGATGAGGCAAAAGAACAGTTTCTCGCCCGCGAAGGGCGTCTGCCGGATGTCGTTGTCGCTTGCGTTGGCGGCGGCAGCAACGCCATCGGCATGTTTTATCCGTTTTTGCAAGATGACGTCCGTCTCGTCGGCGTGGAAGCGGCCGGCAAAGGTGTTGACACCCCGCACCATGCGGCGACGATTACGAAAGGAACAAAAGGCGTCATCCACGGGGCGATGACATACTTGTTGCAGGACGAATACGGGCAAATTGTCGAGCCGTATTCGATCTCGGCCGGCCTCGACTACCCCGGCGTCGGCCCGGAACATGCGTATTTAGCGAGCATCGGCCGCGTTTGCTATGAAAGCGTGACTGATGCGGAAGCGGTCGCTGCGTTTCAGCTGCTGGCGCAAACCGAAGGCATCATTCCGGCCATCGAATCAGCCCATGCCGTGGCGAAAGCCGTCGAGCTCGCCCGAGGGATGTCGCCGGATGAAACGGTGCTCATTTGCCTGTCCGGCCGCGGCGATAAAGACGTGCAAACGATGATGCGCCATCTCGGTGCGAAGGAAGGTGAAGACATTGCAACTGCCCGCTGA
- a CDS encoding CheR family methyltransferase, producing the protein MDDYAQFMAKVKRKTGIDLSLYKEAQMKRRLASLYTKKGMSSFAELFAAMEKNPELWHECLDRMTINVSEFYRNAKRWEVLERIILPRLLAENPRPKVWSAACSTGEEPYTLAMVLAKHVPLHRVSVLATDIDENALARARFGLYSERSLAELPEEMRKKFFTKDGQYYKIDEKIKQTVTFQKHNLLADPFPQRLDLIVCRNVLIYFTEEAKRGLYQKFHDALRPGGVLFVGSTEQIFNPGLYGFEVEETFFYRRK; encoded by the coding sequence ATGGATGATTATGCGCAATTTATGGCGAAAGTGAAGCGAAAAACCGGTATCGATCTTTCACTGTACAAAGAGGCGCAAATGAAGCGGCGGCTGGCGTCGCTGTATACAAAAAAGGGGATGAGCAGTTTTGCTGAGCTGTTCGCCGCGATGGAAAAAAATCCGGAGCTATGGCATGAATGTTTAGATCGGATGACCATTAACGTATCCGAATTTTACCGCAATGCCAAACGGTGGGAGGTGCTCGAGCGCATCATTTTGCCGCGGCTGTTGGCGGAAAATCCGCGCCCAAAAGTATGGAGCGCCGCCTGCTCAACCGGCGAGGAGCCGTATACGCTCGCGATGGTGCTTGCGAAACACGTGCCGCTTCACCGTGTGTCGGTGTTGGCGACCGACATTGACGAAAATGCGCTCGCCCGTGCACGCTTCGGACTGTACAGCGAACGGTCGCTCGCCGAGCTGCCGGAGGAGATGAGAAAAAAGTTTTTTACGAAAGACGGGCAGTATTATAAAATAGATGAAAAGATCAAACAAACGGTCACGTTCCAAAAGCATAATTTGCTCGCCGATCCGTTTCCGCAACGATTGGATTTGATCGTTTGCCGCAATGTGCTCATTTATTTCACCGAAGAGGCGAAACGGGGGCTGTACCAAAAATTCCATGATGCGCTTCGGCCGGGCGGCGTGCTGTTTGTCGGCAGCACGGAGCAAATTTTCAATCCCGGTCTCTATGGGTTTGAAGTCGAGGAAACGTTTTTTTACCGGAGAAAATAG
- the ndk gene encoding nucleoside-diphosphate kinase, whose translation MTERTFLMVKPDGVQRNLIGEIVSRFEKKGFQLVGAKLMQVSRDLAEQHYAEHKERPFFGELVDFITSGPVFAMVWEGENVIAAARQMMGKTNPQDAAPGTIRGDFGLTVGKNVIHGSDSPQSAEREINLFFKEEELVTYTKLMNEWLY comes from the coding sequence ATGACAGAACGGACATTTTTAATGGTAAAGCCAGACGGGGTTCAGCGCAATTTGATCGGCGAAATTGTCTCCCGCTTTGAAAAAAAGGGCTTTCAGCTTGTCGGCGCAAAGCTGATGCAAGTGTCGCGCGATCTGGCTGAACAGCATTACGCCGAACATAAAGAGCGCCCGTTTTTCGGCGAGCTAGTTGATTTTATTACATCGGGGCCGGTGTTTGCGATGGTGTGGGAAGGTGAAAACGTGATCGCCGCCGCCCGGCAAATGATGGGGAAAACGAACCCGCAAGACGCCGCACCAGGCACGATCCGCGGCGACTTCGGCTTGACGGTCGGCAAAAACGTCATTCACGGTTCCGACTCGCCGCAAAGCGCGGAGCGCGAAATCAACTTGTTCTTCAAAGAAGAAGAACTCGTTACGTATACGAAACTGATGAACGAATGGCTATATTAA
- the aroB gene encoding 3-dehydroquinate synthase — protein MIERTIETATKQYPLLLGDGAARALPRLLRALACPPGTKLFIVTDDAVAPLYLDEVRAMLAAADYDVYAYIIPSGEAAKSFDNYYACQTAALQCGLDRRSVMIALGGGVVGDLAGFVAATYMRGIRYIQMPTTLLAHDSAVGGKVAINHPLGKNMIGAFHQPEAVVYDTAFLRTLPERELRSGFAEVIKHALIRDRRFYDWLRAEVKTLADLQGEKLAYCIEKGIDIKASVVREDEKETGVRAHLNFGHTLGHALESELGYGTLTHGEAVAIGMLFAVFVSERLYGRSFAEHRFADWFAGYGFPVSLPATVEAGRLLEKMKGDKKAYAGTVRMVLLREIGDVEVVELEDDKLLAWLEKFAGQGGGR, from the coding sequence ATGATCGAACGGACGATTGAAACGGCAACAAAGCAATATCCGCTCCTTTTAGGCGACGGGGCGGCCCGCGCATTGCCGCGCCTCCTTCGGGCGCTTGCCTGCCCGCCGGGGACGAAACTGTTTATTGTCACCGACGATGCAGTGGCGCCTCTTTATTTGGATGAGGTGCGTGCCATGCTTGCCGCCGCTGATTATGACGTGTACGCCTACATCATTCCAAGCGGCGAGGCGGCGAAGTCGTTTGACAACTATTACGCCTGCCAGACGGCGGCGCTTCAGTGCGGCCTTGACCGCCGCTCGGTCATGATTGCGCTTGGCGGCGGCGTCGTCGGCGATTTAGCCGGCTTTGTCGCGGCCACTTATATGCGCGGCATCCGATACATTCAAATGCCGACGACACTTTTGGCTCATGACAGCGCCGTCGGCGGCAAAGTAGCGATCAACCATCCGCTTGGCAAAAATATGATCGGCGCCTTCCATCAACCGGAAGCGGTTGTGTATGATACGGCTTTTTTGCGCACGCTGCCTGAGCGCGAGCTCCGGTCGGGATTTGCCGAAGTCATCAAGCATGCGCTCATCCGCGACCGCCGCTTTTACGACTGGCTGCGGGCGGAAGTGAAGACGCTCGCCGATTTGCAAGGGGAGAAACTCGCTTACTGCATTGAAAAAGGCATCGACATTAAGGCGTCCGTCGTGCGCGAAGATGAAAAAGAAACCGGGGTGCGCGCCCATTTGAATTTCGGCCATACGCTCGGTCATGCGCTTGAAAGTGAACTCGGCTACGGCACGCTTACGCACGGCGAGGCGGTTGCGATCGGCATGCTGTTTGCCGTGTTTGTCAGCGAACGGCTTTATGGCCGCTCGTTTGCCGAGCACCGCTTCGCCGACTGGTTTGCCGGGTACGGGTTTCCGGTGTCGCTGCCGGCAACGGTGGAAGCCGGCCGGCTGCTTGAGAAAATGAAAGGCGACAAAAAAGCGTACGCCGGGACGGTGCGAATGGTGCTCTTGCGCGAGATCGGCGATGTCGAAGTCGTGGAACTCGAAGACGACAAGCTGCTCGCGTGGTTGGAGAAGTTTGCCGGACAGGGGGGAGGACGATGA
- the aroC gene encoding chorismate synthase, translating into MRYLTAGESHGPQLTAILEGVPAGLELRAEHINKELARRQKGYGRGRRMQIEKDEVKIVGGVRHGQTLGSPIALVVENRDFQHWQTIMAVGPIDDETEVKRKVTRPRPGHADLNGALKYGHRDMRNVLERSSARETTVRVAAGAVAKRILEEVGIRVAGHVLEIGGVRAEKLDYRSLDELQAVTEESPVRCFDAEAGQKMMEAIDLAKKNGDSIGGIVEVIVEGVPAGVGSYVHYDRKLDAKIAAAIVSINAFKGVEFGIGFEAAHRPGSEVHDEIIWSPDQGFSRRTNRAGGFEGGMTTGMPIVVRGVMKPIPTLYKPLESVDIDTKEPFTASIERSDSCAVPAASVVAEAVVAWEVAAAIVSQFGQDRIDLIKENIERARRYAREF; encoded by the coding sequence ATGCGTTATTTGACGGCAGGGGAGTCGCACGGGCCGCAATTGACGGCTATTTTGGAGGGGGTGCCGGCCGGGCTCGAGCTTCGGGCTGAGCATATTAATAAAGAGCTGGCGCGTCGACAGAAAGGGTATGGGCGCGGCCGGCGCATGCAAATTGAAAAAGATGAGGTCAAAATCGTCGGCGGCGTCCGGCACGGCCAAACGCTCGGCTCGCCGATTGCCCTCGTTGTCGAGAACCGCGATTTTCAACATTGGCAAACGATTATGGCCGTCGGGCCGATTGATGACGAGACGGAAGTAAAGCGGAAAGTGACGCGCCCGCGCCCGGGCCACGCTGATTTAAACGGGGCTTTGAAATACGGGCATCGCGATATGCGCAATGTGCTCGAGCGCTCGTCAGCAAGGGAAACGACGGTGCGCGTAGCCGCCGGAGCGGTGGCGAAACGCATTTTGGAAGAGGTCGGCATCCGCGTCGCCGGACATGTGCTAGAAATCGGCGGGGTGCGCGCCGAGAAGCTTGATTACCGCTCGCTTGATGAATTGCAGGCAGTGACGGAGGAATCACCGGTGCGCTGTTTTGATGCCGAGGCGGGGCAAAAAATGATGGAAGCAATCGATTTGGCGAAGAAAAACGGCGATTCGATCGGCGGCATCGTTGAAGTGATCGTCGAAGGCGTTCCGGCCGGGGTCGGCAGCTACGTCCATTACGACCGGAAGCTCGATGCGAAAATCGCTGCGGCCATCGTCAGCATTAACGCCTTTAAAGGCGTCGAGTTCGGAATCGGATTTGAAGCGGCGCATCGCCCGGGAAGCGAAGTGCACGATGAAATTATTTGGAGCCCGGACCAAGGTTTTTCGCGCCGGACGAATCGGGCGGGCGGCTTTGAAGGCGGGATGACGACCGGGATGCCAATCGTCGTGCGCGGGGTGATGAAGCCGATTCCGACGTTGTACAAGCCGCTTGAGAGCGTCGACATCGACACGAAAGAACCGTTTACGGCGAGCATTGAGCGCTCGGACAGCTGCGCGGTGCCGGCGGCGAGCGTCGTCGCTGAGGCGGTCGTCGCCTGGGAAGTGGCGGCAGCGATCGTCAGTCAGTTCGGGCAAGACCGGATCGACTTGATCAAAGAAAACATTGAGCGCGCCCGCCGCTACGCAAGGGAGTTTTAA
- the trpE gene encoding anthranilate synthase component I — protein MSIDRLAAFLADANEFRTIPIVRKFLADVIEPLGVFANLHDEAVFLLESKDDESPWARYSFIGVAPFLTLESETGETFLLKDENGNEQMAASTLKEAFQAVEQTLRVKPLAETVPFTGGAVGFLGYDFISAIEKVPRHRARDLAVKAGYFVFCESLFAFDHEKRELSLIHYIRLKGHETVHEKIEMYRAAEQRLAALAAKAVRPRIEQPLLPAEGEAGRIVSFAEAVSNYEKEQFLQDVETAKQYIAAGDVFQVVLSQRFCMPVRAGGFAVYRLLRHINPSPYMFYFRFDDIEIVGSSPEKLIQVRNRRVEIDPIAGTRRRGRSPEEDEKLADELSNDPKERAEHYMLVDLARNDIGRVAKYGTVKTPVLMEIGKFSHVMHLISKVVGELNDDVHPIDALLAAFPAGTVSGAPKVRAMQILQELEPTARGLYAGAIAYIGFDGNIDSCIAIRTAVLKDGYVYVQAGAGIVADSVPELEWKETRNKASALMNAIEQAERLLAKGERIVC, from the coding sequence ATGTCCATCGATAGGCTGGCCGCTTTTTTAGCGGATGCCAACGAGTTTCGCACCATCCCGATTGTGCGCAAATTTTTAGCCGATGTTATTGAACCGCTTGGAGTATTTGCCAACTTGCATGATGAGGCTGTGTTTTTGCTTGAAAGCAAAGATGACGAGTCGCCGTGGGCGCGCTATTCGTTTATCGGCGTAGCGCCGTTTTTGACGCTTGAGAGCGAGACAGGGGAAACGTTTTTGCTCAAAGACGAAAACGGAAACGAGCAAATGGCGGCGTCGACGTTGAAAGAGGCGTTTCAAGCGGTTGAGCAGACGCTTCGCGTCAAGCCGCTCGCCGAAACGGTGCCGTTTACGGGCGGTGCAGTCGGCTTTTTAGGCTATGACTTTATTTCCGCCATTGAAAAAGTTCCCCGTCATCGTGCTCGCGATCTAGCTGTGAAAGCCGGGTATTTCGTATTTTGTGAGTCGCTGTTCGCTTTTGACCACGAAAAGCGTGAGTTGTCGCTCATCCATTATATCCGGTTGAAGGGTCATGAAACGGTGCATGAGAAAATAGAGATGTACCGCGCTGCCGAGCAACGCCTCGCCGCACTGGCGGCGAAGGCGGTGCGCCCTCGAATCGAGCAGCCGCTGCTGCCGGCAGAGGGGGAAGCCGGGCGGATCGTCTCGTTTGCCGAAGCTGTGTCAAATTATGAAAAAGAACAATTTTTGCAAGACGTAGAAACGGCAAAACAGTATATTGCGGCCGGTGATGTGTTTCAAGTGGTCTTGTCGCAGCGCTTTTGCATGCCGGTTCGCGCGGGCGGCTTTGCCGTCTATCGGCTGCTTCGCCATATTAATCCGTCGCCATACATGTTTTATTTCCGGTTTGATGATATCGAAATTGTCGGCAGTTCTCCGGAAAAGCTCATCCAAGTGCGCAACCGACGTGTTGAAATCGATCCGATCGCCGGAACGAGGCGGCGCGGGCGGTCGCCGGAAGAGGACGAGAAGCTCGCCGATGAGCTGTCCAATGACCCGAAGGAACGGGCCGAGCATTATATGCTCGTCGATTTGGCACGCAATGATATCGGCCGCGTAGCAAAATATGGAACTGTCAAGACGCCGGTCTTAATGGAAATCGGAAAATTTTCCCACGTGATGCATTTAATTTCGAAAGTCGTCGGCGAGCTCAATGATGACGTCCACCCGATCGATGCGCTGCTCGCCGCTTTCCCGGCCGGGACGGTGAGCGGAGCACCGAAAGTGCGGGCAATGCAAATTTTACAAGAGCTTGAGCCGACCGCCCGCGGGTTGTACGCCGGGGCGATCGCGTACATCGGCTTTGACGGCAATATTGATTCGTGCATCGCCATTCGGACGGCGGTTCTCAAAGATGGCTATGTATACGTGCAGGCCGGCGCCGGCATCGTCGCCGACTCCGTCCCGGAACTTGAGTGGAAAGAGACGCGCAATAAAGCAAGCGCCTTAATGAACGCCATTGAACAAGCGGAACGATTATTGGCTAAAGGGGAGAGGATCGTATGTTAA
- the trpA gene encoding tryptophan synthase subunit alpha, whose translation MKTLQLPADRPLFIPFIVAGDPSADLTVDLALALQDAGADVLELGVPYSDPLADGPTIQRAAARALAGNMTLPKAIRLVAEMRKKGVTIPIILFTYYNPVLQLGEEPFFALARENGADGVLIPDLPFEESGPLRALGERFGLPLISLVAPTSKQRIERIASAAQGFLYCVSSLGVTGVRETLPESLGDFLEEVKRHSRVPVAVGFGISTPKQVAMLKEVCDGVIVGSALVQKVERLAERLLAPEEKEAALAEFAAYARSLAAPLHAPCSSR comes from the coding sequence GTGAAGACATTGCAACTGCCCGCTGATCGACCGCTGTTTATCCCGTTTATCGTTGCCGGGGACCCGTCCGCCGACTTGACCGTTGACCTCGCTTTGGCGCTGCAAGACGCCGGCGCTGACGTTTTGGAACTTGGCGTGCCGTATTCCGATCCGCTCGCCGACGGGCCGACGATCCAGCGCGCCGCCGCAAGGGCGCTCGCCGGGAACATGACGCTGCCGAAAGCCATTCGGCTTGTCGCCGAGATGCGAAAAAAAGGGGTAACCATTCCGATTATTCTCTTTACGTATTACAATCCTGTGTTACAATTAGGAGAAGAACCCTTTTTTGCTTTAGCGCGGGAAAATGGCGCCGACGGCGTGCTCATTCCCGATTTGCCGTTTGAGGAGAGCGGCCCGCTCCGGGCGCTTGGCGAGCGGTTCGGCCTTCCGCTTATTTCGCTCGTCGCCCCGACGTCAAAGCAGCGGATCGAGCGGATCGCCTCAGCGGCGCAAGGGTTTTTGTATTGCGTTTCCTCGCTTGGCGTCACCGGCGTACGCGAGACATTGCCGGAATCGCTCGGCGATTTCCTAGAGGAAGTAAAACGGCATAGCCGCGTTCCGGTCGCCGTCGGATTTGGCATTTCGACACCGAAACAAGTGGCCATGCTGAAAGAGGTGTGTGACGGCGTCATCGTCGGCAGCGCGCTCGTCCAAAAAGTGGAACGGCTTGCTGAACGTCTGTTGGCGCCGGAAGAAAAGGAAGCGGCCCTCGCCG
- the trpC gene encoding indole-3-glycerol phosphate synthase TrpC: MLEQILATKREEMETLTMPEPLPEPKRRPFAAALRRPRRALGLIAEVKKASPSKGLIRADFDPAAIAKAYERAGADAISVLTDERYFQGHRDYLRLVKETVNIPVLRKDFIIDRRQVEESARLGADAILLIGEALPTETLKALYDEAYSIGLECLVEVHAKETLERVLDRFTPEVVGINNRDLHTFITTLEATKTLASLIPPSCVIVSESGIGSYNDVQTVRSYGAQAMLVGESLMRQADVERAVYRLFGEDDGNGPA; this comes from the coding sequence GTGCTTGAGCAAATTTTAGCAACCAAACGGGAAGAGATGGAAACGTTGACCATGCCTGAACCGTTGCCGGAGCCGAAGCGTCGTCCGTTTGCCGCGGCGCTACGCCGGCCGCGGCGGGCGCTCGGCCTGATCGCTGAAGTGAAAAAAGCGTCGCCGTCAAAAGGTCTCATCCGCGCTGATTTTGATCCGGCGGCCATCGCTAAGGCGTACGAGCGCGCCGGGGCCGATGCGATCAGCGTGTTGACGGATGAACGCTATTTTCAAGGGCACCGCGACTATTTGCGCCTCGTGAAAGAAACCGTAAACATTCCGGTGCTGCGCAAAGATTTCATCATTGACCGCCGGCAAGTGGAAGAAAGCGCCCGGCTTGGGGCGGATGCGATTTTATTGATCGGCGAAGCGCTGCCGACGGAAACGCTCAAAGCGCTCTACGACGAGGCGTACAGCATCGGGCTTGAATGCTTAGTAGAAGTGCATGCGAAAGAGACACTAGAGCGCGTGTTAGATCGGTTTACGCCGGAAGTAGTCGGCATTAACAACCGCGATTTGCACACGTTTATTACAACACTTGAGGCGACAAAAACACTCGCTTCCCTCATTCCGCCGTCGTGCGTCATCGTCAGCGAAAGCGGGATCGGTTCATACAATGATGTGCAGACGGTCCGTTCATATGGGGCACAGGCGATGCTTGTCGGCGAGTCGCTCATGCGCCAAGCCGATGTTGAGCGGGCGGTATACCGGCTGTTCGGAGAGGATGATGGCAATGGTCCGGCTTAA
- the aroH gene encoding chorismate mutase yields the protein MIRGIRGAITVERNEAEEIVAATEALVREMIQANGVVADDVSFVLISVTDDITAAFPAQALRRIDGWTYVPVMCTREIPVPGSLPRCIRVMMTVATEKKQEEICHVYLKDAAVLRPDLSLTKKTEM from the coding sequence ATGATTCGCGGCATTCGCGGAGCAATTACGGTTGAGCGAAATGAGGCTGAAGAGATTGTGGCCGCAACGGAAGCGCTCGTGCGCGAAATGATTCAGGCGAACGGGGTCGTCGCCGACGACGTTTCGTTTGTGCTCATTTCCGTTACCGATGACATCACCGCCGCGTTTCCGGCGCAAGCGCTGCGCCGGATTGACGGCTGGACGTACGTGCCGGTCATGTGCACAAGAGAAATTCCGGTGCCCGGCTCATTGCCGCGCTGCATTCGCGTCATGATGACGGTGGCGACAGAGAAAAAGCAAGAGGAGATTTGCCATGTGTACTTAAAGGATGCGGCCGTGCTGCGCCCGGATTTATCGTTGACAAAAAAAACAGAAATGTAA
- the trpD gene encoding anthranilate phosphoribosyltransferase — MLKRLLSKCAEGKTLTEEEAYEAMAAVMDGEATDSQIASLLSMLRLRGETIDELTGFVRAMRDRMMAIDVGNDVIDTCGTGGDGAATFNVSTAAAIVISSLGVKVAKHGNRAVSSKSGSADVLERLGIDIQSSPDAAKQALETKGLTFLFAPLYHAAMKHASGPRKEIGFRTVFNLIGPLANPARCKRQVVGVYSTRYAEKLAETMRRLGSEHVLFVTGRDGLDECSIAAETDVVELKGGEIRRFVITPEEVGLPRGELADVQVRNPEESAALLEAVMTATAPASAMNIVALNAGVALYAAGKAGTIADGVAMAKDAILSKTAYEQLQRLRVKEVIHGA, encoded by the coding sequence ATGTTAAAACGGCTGCTTTCCAAATGTGCAGAAGGGAAAACGTTGACAGAAGAAGAAGCATATGAGGCGATGGCCGCCGTCATGGATGGAGAGGCGACAGACAGCCAAATCGCGAGTTTGTTGTCGATGCTGCGCCTGCGTGGGGAGACAATCGATGAACTGACAGGGTTTGTGCGGGCAATGCGTGACCGGATGATGGCGATTGATGTCGGCAATGATGTGATTGACACGTGTGGCACAGGCGGCGACGGAGCGGCGACGTTCAACGTTTCAACAGCCGCGGCGATCGTTATTTCCTCGCTCGGCGTCAAAGTTGCCAAACACGGCAACCGCGCTGTCTCGTCAAAAAGCGGCAGCGCTGACGTGCTTGAGCGGCTCGGCATTGACATTCAATCGTCGCCGGACGCTGCCAAACAGGCGTTGGAAACGAAAGGGTTAACGTTTTTGTTCGCCCCCTTGTATCATGCAGCCATGAAACATGCCAGCGGGCCGCGAAAAGAAATCGGCTTTCGCACCGTTTTTAACTTGATCGGTCCGCTCGCCAATCCGGCGCGTTGCAAGCGGCAAGTCGTCGGTGTCTATTCGACCCGCTACGCCGAGAAATTGGCGGAAACGATGCGCCGTCTCGGTTCGGAACATGTGCTGTTCGTCACCGGCCGCGACGGGCTTGATGAGTGCAGCATTGCTGCAGAAACCGATGTTGTTGAGTTGAAAGGTGGGGAGATCCGCCGCTTTGTGATCACACCGGAAGAAGTCGGGTTGCCGCGCGGTGAGCTCGCTGATGTGCAAGTGCGTAATCCGGAAGAAAGCGCCGCATTGCTTGAAGCGGTCATGACCGCAACGGCGCCGGCGAGCGCCATGAATATCGTCGCCTTAAACGCCGGCGTCGCCTTGTACGCGGCCGGCAAGGCCGGGACGATCGCCGATGGGGTGGCGATGGCGAAGGACGCCATTTTGTCCAAAACGGCGTACGAACAGCTGCAGCGTCTGCGTGTAAAGGAAGTGATCCACGGTGCTTGA
- a CDS encoding phosphoribosylanthranilate isomerase produces the protein MVRLKYCGNRSADDVQIALASGADYLGFIFAESKRNVSPEEVRRWLASAPLGGKQLVGVFVNAAAEQIAAVAAAVPLHIIQCHGRETPAELQAVKEVTGLPAWKAIHHGSGALDAMRQYAGIVDGYVVDSRVAGAWGGTGVSFDWEAVPRYLEEAARQGVPCFIAGGITPDNVERLLAYRPTGIDISSGIETDGRKDPAKMKQIEAKIKQCSQETAWEGR, from the coding sequence ATGGTCCGGCTTAAATATTGCGGCAACCGCTCGGCAGATGATGTGCAAATCGCGCTCGCGAGTGGAGCTGATTATCTTGGCTTTATTTTCGCTGAAAGCAAGCGGAACGTTTCGCCTGAGGAGGTGAGGCGCTGGCTGGCGTCAGCGCCGCTTGGCGGCAAACAGCTTGTTGGAGTGTTCGTCAATGCCGCGGCGGAGCAAATCGCTGCTGTGGCCGCTGCCGTGCCGCTTCATATCATCCAATGCCATGGCCGGGAAACGCCAGCGGAGCTGCAAGCGGTCAAAGAGGTGACCGGCCTGCCGGCTTGGAAGGCGATTCATCACGGCAGCGGGGCGCTTGACGCCATGCGGCAATACGCCGGAATTGTTGACGGCTACGTTGTCGACAGTCGCGTCGCCGGCGCGTGGGGAGGGACAGGTGTCTCCTTTGACTGGGAGGCGGTGCCGCGCTATTTGGAAGAGGCGGCGCGCCAAGGCGTGCCGTGCTTTATCGCCGGCGGCATCACGCCGGACAATGTCGAACGGCTGCTCGCCTATCGTCCCACCGGCATCGACATTAGCAGCGGCATTGAAACGGACGGGCGCAAAGACCCGGCCAAGATGAAGCAGATTGAAGCAAAAATCAAACAATGTTCTCAAGAAACAGCATGGGAAGGGCGTTAA